A stretch of Planococcus citri chromosome 5, ihPlaCitr1.1, whole genome shotgun sequence DNA encodes these proteins:
- the LOC135846975 gene encoding uncharacterized protein LOC135846975, which translates to MIPLKSWNLLWTATVLLSLTFAECRRVRVKTIASTSEEPVTAAAQGQPPRQVLFYAEEPQERSQEDEAPQVIIARPSFSRASGGGGQHQHLATRARQETAPKTPPVQTIRNYNKINDDGSFTFGYEAADGSFKEETRGTDCVVRGKYGYVDPDGNKREFTYVSGNPCDPNSISQEEEDELKDKSNEDENIPANIPRRPNFAQRPLAVAKARPTTTYFQQSFNNDNSLQDDDNSNQLVEIKQPARPIIRPGAREDEQLIRTTSRPLTRVTIPASTRFATAAATRQTSIENQPATTYRPQIVQIAVTPSPSGILPKTTRGQFVTVPSSSAAPPSAFFDEQFKKFQLDGSSGGPSQQATLPKGLSSNPVYSTELVYDPASGQYNTIVYQQVPKFGGEISLNQRLPSFVPSPQVPPPQQSVAPGRFLVSSTTPAPTPQPFFQQQIIEQQRQAALVQQSQQLYNQQLRQQQLQQQQRQFVTVAPPSQQQNFGQQTLLKQNPHRFPQPIVQRFPPEPKQFGNQEAASAQFQQPFFYLNPSVPDQRQNLAAGQIEAFLRGHNLQF; encoded by the coding sequence AACCTCCTCTGGACAGCGACGGTGCTGCTCTCATTGACATTCGCAGAATGTCGACGAGTACGCGTTAAAACGATAGCATCCACCAGCGAAGAACCAGTCACAGCAGCCGCCCAAGGACAACCTCCTCGGCAGGTTCTTTTCTACGCCGAAGAACCACAAGAACGTTCGCAAGAAGACGAAGCTCCTCAAGTAATCATAGCCCGACCTAGCTTCAGTCGAGCATCCGGCGGTGGCGGTCAGCATCAGCATTTGGCTACCAGAGCCAGACAAGAAACCGCTCCCAAGACTCCTCCAGTTCAGACGATCAGGAATTACAATAAAATCAACGACGATGGCTCGTTCACTTTCGGCTACGAGGCAGCCGATGGTAGTTTCAAGGAAGAAACCAGAGGAACCGATTGCGTAGTTAGAGGCAAATACGGATATGTCGATCCAGACGGTAATAAACGAGAGTTCACTTACGTTTCCGGTAATCCTTGCGATCCAAATTCTATCAGTCAAGAGGAAGAAGATGAGTTGAAGGATAAATCCAACGAAGACGAGAATATCCCAGCGAATATCCCTCGTAGACCTAATTTCGCTCAGCGTCCATTAGCCGTAGCCAAAGCCAGACCGACGACTACGTACTTCCAGCAGAGCTTCAATAACGATAATAGTCTGCAAGATGACGACAACAGTAATCAACTGGTTGAAATCAAGCAACCAGCCAGACCGATCATCAGACCAGGGGCTCGAGAAGACGAACAACTCATCAGGACAACATCTAGACCACTGACCAGAGTAACCATTCCGGCCAGTACGAGGTTCGCAACAGCCGCAGCCACCAGACAAACATCCATCGAGAACCAGCCAGCTACCACGTATCGTCCACAAATCGTACAAATCGCAGTCACCCCCAGTCCGTCGGgcattttaccaaaaaccaCTCGAGGTCAGTTCGTCACCGTACCCAGTTCTTCGGCAGCTCCTCCTTCAGCCTTCTTTGACGAACAGTTCAAGAAATTCCAACTAGATGGCAGCTCCGGAGGACCTTCCCAGCAGGCTACTTTACCAAAGGGTCTCTCCAGTAACCCTGTCTATTCCACAGAACTCGTCTACGATCCAGCCAGTGGCCAATACAACACCATTGTCTACCAACAAGTACCGAAATTCGGAGGCGAAATCAGCCTGAACCAAAGATTACCCTCATTCGTACCTTCTCCTCAAGTACCCCCTCCTCAACAATCCGTCGCTCCTGGCAGATTCCTTGTCAGCTCAACGACTCCAGCCCCAACTCCACAACCCTTCTTCCAGCAACAGATAATCGAACAACAACGCCAGGCAGCTTTGGTTCAACAATCTCAGCAACTCTACAACCAACAACTTCGCCAACAACAGTTACAGCAACAACAAAGGCAATTTGTGACCGTAGCTCCGCCTTCTCAACAACAAAACTTTGGCCAGCAGACATTGCTGAAACAGAATCCGCACAGATTCCCTCAACCAATCGTTCAACGGTTTCCACCAGAACCGAAACAGTTCGGAAATCAGGAAGCTGCCTCGGCTCAGTTCCAGCAACCGTTCTTCTATTTGAATCCTTCGGTTCCGGATCAAAGACAGAATCTGGCTGCTGGACAAATCGAAGCTTTCCTCAGAGGGcacaatttacaattttaa